Proteins co-encoded in one Lacerta agilis isolate rLacAgi1 chromosome 6, rLacAgi1.pri, whole genome shotgun sequence genomic window:
- the LOC117048579 gene encoding parathyroid hormone 4-like: MLLSQRYLQMVTFLSIFFLVWFATCQETKTKRGVAEFQFLHNKGNLREELNRLIWLHQAMGGVHTAVGRDIPQAHIVWTSPKNQDLSDLSDGTGREESLEMMKQLLLGLLEKEEPVAVLRKTNVLQYLKNVKGNQDLQDLSDIFQGRDQDGKRNLSTQT; this comes from the exons atgctTTTGTCCCAAAGATATCTACAGATGGTGACATTTTtgtccattttttttcttgtttggtTTGCAACATGTCAAGAAACCAAAAC TAAGAGAGGAGTGGCAGAATTCCAGTTCTTGCATAACAAAGGAAATCTCCGTGAAGAGTTAAACCGACTGATTTGGCTCCACCAAGCCATGGGAGGAGTGCACACAGCCGTGGGCAGGGACATCCCGCAGGCACACATTGTGTGGACCTCACCAAAGAACCAAGACCTCTCCGATCTCTCTGATGGAACTGGCAGAGAAGAGTCTCTAGAGATGATGAAGCAACTGCTGCTGGGATTGCTGGAGAAGGAAGAGCCTGTTGCTGTCCTCAGGAAAACAAACGTGTTGCAGTATCTAAAGAATGTAAAGGGTAACCAGGACCTGCAAGATCTTTCTGACATATTTCAAGGTAGAGATCAAGATGGCAAAAGAAATCTCAGCACCCAGACATAG